A segment of the uncultured Desulfobulbus sp. genome:
ACCCATCAGGTGGTCTGCGATATCCTGACCATGGACGGGGTACTCGGCCAGGAGGCCCGATTAGTCGTACGTTGGTCCTTGCTGGATCCCGCCACCAAAACCGTCAGCGTGACGCGTCGCAGTTTTTGCCGGCAACAACCTGCCGACAACAGTTATGATGCCTGGGTTGCGGCGCAGAGAGACAATATCGGCTGTGTCAGTGAGGAGATTGCAGTCGCTTTGAGGGCCAAGAATCCCTGACCTGTTTGTTTCAGGGCCTCCGGTCCGGGAACAAACAGGTGTAACCATCATGTACAAACCGGAGATCGGCGTCCTATGACCAGCAATCGCTCGATCGAGATCGTCCGTTCAACCCTTGCGGTCCTGTTTATCGGTCTTCTCATTATCACCTGCCTGGGGATCTTGCGGCCTTTTCTTTTCCCCCTGGCCTGGGCAACGACCATTGTGATCGCTACCTGGCCCATGATGCTGACGGTCCAGCGACGATGCTGGAACAGTCGGGGCCTGGCGGTGGCGATCATGTCGGTGGCGCTGTTGCTGCTACTCGTCCTCCCTTTGTCTTTTGCGCTCGGCACATTACTGAATCACGCTGGCGATGTGGGCATTCTCCTCGACAGATTGAAGTCCTCCCGCCTTGGCGCCTCTCCCGAGTGGTTCGAAAAGGTGCCGTTTTTGTCCGAGGAATTGAGCGAACGTTGGCAGCATTGGTCGGCTATCACCTCACAGGAATTCGCAGAAAAAGTGACGCCGTATGTCAACAAGGGCGTGAAGTGGTTTGTCGCCCAGGTGGGGAATCTCGGTATGCTGCTGGTCCAGTTCCTGGTGATGATCGTCCTGGCGGCGGTCCTGTACGGGCACGGCGAACAAGCCTCGGAACTGGTCTGTGGTTTTTCCCGGCGTCTGGGGGGAAACCGGGGCCAGGAAGTTGTCCTCTTGTCGGCGGCGGCGATCCGCAGCGTGGCGATCGGTATCGTTGGTACAGCAGTCATTCAATCGGTGTTTGGTGGGCTGGGGCTCATTCTGACCGGTGTTCCAGCGGTCACCCTCTGGATCGCTGTGATGATGATCCTCTGCTTGGTCCAGATAGGTCCGGGGGTGGTGCTGTTTCCTGCGGTCGTTTGGTTGTACCGGACAGATCAATCGACCTGGGCGACCGTACTGCTGGTCTGGTCAATAGTCGTGGCGTTGAGTGATAATTTTCTGCGGCCACTCTTGATCCGACGAGGTGCGGCTTTACCCTTCCTCCTCATACTTGTTGGGGTCATCGGCGGGTTGATTGCCTTTGGCGTCATTGGTCTTTTCCTCGGTCCGGTGACCCTTGCGGTGACGTATACACTGCTCATGCACTGGATCAGAGAGGAGACCTCGCCGTCGGACGTCGGGGAGGGCACTGGAGGGATGGCAGCATGAAGCGGCAACCGGGAGTGGAGAGGGACAGGGGAATCATAGGCAATCGCTATGATGGATCATCATCTCAGGGAGGTATGTGATGGCTAGGGAAAAAAAGGCAGCCGTTGCCCAGGACAAAAAGCGTCTTGATCGCAAAACCTATGATACCGAGTTGGCCATGCTGCATGGGGAACTGGTCAAACTTCAGCAGTGGGTGGTGCACAAGGGGCTCAAGGTCTGCATCGTTTTTGAAGGGAGGGATGGCGCAGGAAAAGGGGGAACAATCAAGGCCATCACCGAACGGGTCAGCCCGCGAATTTTTCGTGTTGTCGCCCTACCCGCACCAACGGAACGGGAGAAATCCCAGATGTATGCGCAGCGCTATCTCCCCCTCCTCCCGGCAGCCGGAGAAATCATCATCTTTGACCGAAGTTGGTACAATCGTGCCGGGGTCGAACGGGTGATGGGATTTTGTCCCGAGGAAACGGTGAAGAAATTTCTCACCGTCGTGCCGCTCTTCGAGCGGATGATGATCGAATCAGGGATCATTCTCCTCAAGTATTGGATGGAGGTCAGTCCGGAGGAGCAGACTAGGCGACTGACCGCACGCATTGACGATCCGCGCAAAATTTGGAAGCTCTCGCCGATGGACATCAAATCCTACGACAAGTGGGATGAGTACACCCGCGCCCGCGACGAAATGTTTGCCGCCACCGATACTCCCTGGGCACCGTGGCATGTGGTGCCCTCCGACGACAAGAAACGGGCGAGATTGAATACCATCCATCATATCCTTGCGTCCATCGAATACAAGGCAATTAAGGGTGAAAAAACCGTACTGCCGAAACGAAAGATCGGCAAAATCTATCAAGAGGCCAATTATCCTTTTAAATTCGTGCCGGAGAAATATTGAGGCAGTGGTGCTGCCGGGTGATTGGGAGGGGTGACGGCATTCAGATCCTCAAAAGACGTCCTTGGCTGAAAG
Coding sequences within it:
- the ydiK gene encoding AI-2E family transporter YdiK, which codes for MTSNRSIEIVRSTLAVLFIGLLIITCLGILRPFLFPLAWATTIVIATWPMMLTVQRRCWNSRGLAVAIMSVALLLLLVLPLSFALGTLLNHAGDVGILLDRLKSSRLGASPEWFEKVPFLSEELSERWQHWSAITSQEFAEKVTPYVNKGVKWFVAQVGNLGMLLVQFLVMIVLAAVLYGHGEQASELVCGFSRRLGGNRGQEVVLLSAAAIRSVAIGIVGTAVIQSVFGGLGLILTGVPAVTLWIAVMMILCLVQIGPGVVLFPAVVWLYRTDQSTWATVLLVWSIVVALSDNFLRPLLIRRGAALPFLLILVGVIGGLIAFGVIGLFLGPVTLAVTYTLLMHWIREETSPSDVGEGTGGMAA
- the ppk2 gene encoding polyphosphate kinase 2; the encoded protein is MAREKKAAVAQDKKRLDRKTYDTELAMLHGELVKLQQWVVHKGLKVCIVFEGRDGAGKGGTIKAITERVSPRIFRVVALPAPTEREKSQMYAQRYLPLLPAAGEIIIFDRSWYNRAGVERVMGFCPEETVKKFLTVVPLFERMMIESGIILLKYWMEVSPEEQTRRLTARIDDPRKIWKLSPMDIKSYDKWDEYTRARDEMFAATDTPWAPWHVVPSDDKKRARLNTIHHILASIEYKAIKGEKTVLPKRKIGKIYQEANYPFKFVPEKY